One window from the genome of Cinclus cinclus unplaced genomic scaffold, bCinCin1.1 SCAFFOLD_32, whole genome shotgun sequence encodes:
- the LOC134057363 gene encoding olfactory receptor 14J1-like, whose amino-acid sequence MSNSSSIRHFLLLALADTRQLQLLHFCLFLGISLAALLANGLIISAVACGHHLHTPMFFFLLNLALSDLGSICTTVPKAMHNSLWHTNNISYSACAAQLFFFVFFISAELSLLTIMCYDRYVSICKPLHYGTLLGSRACAHMAAAAWASAFLYSLLHTANTFSLPLCHGNALGQFFCEIPQILKLSCSHSYLRKLGLLGLSGCLAFGCFVFIVFSYVQIFRAVLRIPSEHGRHKAISTCLPHLAVVSLFITTGTFAYLKPPSISSPSLDLALSVLYSVMPPALNPLIYSLRNQELKDALRKLMIGSIQK is encoded by the coding sequence ATGTCCAAtagcagctccatcaggcacttcctcctgctggcattggcagacacgcggcagctgcagctcctgcacttctgcctcttcctgggcatctccctggctgccctcctggccaacggcctcatcatcagcgccgtagcctgcggccaccacctgcacacccccatgttcttcttcctgctcaacctggccctcagtgacctgggctccatctgcaccactgtccctaaagccatgcacaattccctctggcacaccaacaacatctcctactctgcatgtgctgctcagctgtttttctttgtgttcttcatctcagcagagctgtccctcctgaccatcatgtgctacgaccgctacgtgtccatctgcaaacccctgcactacgggaccctcctgggcagcagagcttgtgcccacatggcagcagctgcctgggccagtgcctttctctattccctgctgcacacagccaatacattttccctgcccctgtgccatggcaatgccctgggccagttcttctgtgaaatcccccagatcctcaaactctcctgctcacactcctacctcaggaAACTTGGGCTTCTTGGTCTCAGTGGCTGTTTagcttttggttgttttgtgttcattgttttctcctatgtgcagatcttcagggctgtgctgaggatcccctctgagcatgGAAGGCACAAAGCCATTTCCACCtgtctccctcacctggctgtggtgtCTCTGTTTATCACCACTGGCAcatttgcctacctgaagcccccctccatctcctccccatccctggatctggccctgtcagttctgtactcagtgatgcctccagccctgaaccccctcatctacagcctgaggaaccaggagctcaaggatgcCCTGAGGAAACTGATGATTGGATcaattcagaaataa